The Desulfonatronum lacustre DSM 10312 region ACACCGCCGCGGTCAGACAAATGATGTCCATGCCCGTCGCAAGGTCGAGGCAAGCTTCGTGCATTTGCCTGGCGGAGGTAACGTCCGTTGTCGGCAAAAAGCGAGGCAACCAAAGGGACGGCGTCGGGCCTCGGACTACGGAGACCTCGGCTCCGTGCAGCCAAGCGGCCAGGGCGATGGATGCGCCCATGATCCCGGAAGAGTCGTTCGTCACAACCCGGACCGGATCTAAATATTCCCGGGTTGGTCCAAGGTTGACGAGGAACCGCCGTCCGGCAAGCTCTTGCGGCAACAGCGCCTTCAAGGCATATAAAAAAATTTCCTCGACTTCAGCCAAGCGTCCTTCACCGATTTCTCCACAAGCCATCAGTCCTGTTTCCGGGGAAACAATACCGGTTCCTCGCCCTTCCAGTTTGGAAATATTGGCCTGAACGGCGGGGGAAGACCAAATTCGTGGATTCATGGCCGGGGCATGGATGATGGGCCCCTTGAAGGAGAACAGCTGTGAGCTGAGCAGGTCGTCGCCGATGCCACCGGCGTGTTTCGCCAGGGTATTGGCCGTGGATGGGGCGACGAGAAACAGGTGGGCGTTCTGAGCCGGTTCCAGGTGGGCGTACTCGGCTTGATTCGAATCGAAAAGTCCTTCATAGACCGGTCCCGAGGTTAAGGACCGAAACTGCAAGGGCCTGACGAACTCCTGGGCTGCCGCGGTCAGAGTAACCCCGACTTGGATGTCGGCTCGTTGGAGCCGACGCATGACGTCCACGGCTCGAAATGCGGAGACGC contains the following coding sequences:
- the coaBC gene encoding bifunctional phosphopantothenoylcysteine decarboxylase/phosphopantothenate--cysteine ligase CoaBC, yielding MTLPQTDFTGFSGKRLQLGVTGSVSAFRAVDVMRRLQRADIQVGVTLTAAAQEFVRPLQFRSLTSGPVYEGLFDSNQAEYAHLEPAQNAHLFLVAPSTANTLAKHAGGIGDDLLSSQLFSFKGPIIHAPAMNPRIWSSPAVQANISKLEGRGTGIVSPETGLMACGEIGEGRLAEVEEIFLYALKALLPQELAGRRFLVNLGPTREYLDPVRVVTNDSSGIMGASIALAAWLHGAEVSVVRGPTPSLWLPRFLPTTDVTSARQMHEACLDLATGMDIICLTAAVSDYRPVAEQQSKAKKSSLGERITLDFEQNPDILADIGRMRKDSQYIIGFAAETDDILRHAQLKLHEKHLDLIVANSVSRPDSGFGTATNQVHVISRCGRRESWPVLAKTEVAMRVIEWFLDHSD